A section of the Clostridium sp. TW13 genome encodes:
- the fliI gene encoding flagellar protein export ATPase FliI has product MIDINYESLKSTIRNTETYFNEGKVVKVIGLTIEVEGITAFVGELCTIYNEKNRAIKCEVVGFKDGYVILMPLGELIGISAGCRVVPENKPLSVKCGDDLLGKILDGLGTPLDGQEIKFGEDYPLENEPPDPMKRKRIKEIMPTGVRAIDGFLTCGEGQRIGIFAGSGVGKSTTLGMIAREAEADVNVIALIGERGREVLDFIEKDLGPEGMKKSVVVCATSDQPALVRLKGALTGTAIAEYFRDKGKKVILMMDSVTRFAMAQREVGLAIGEPPATKGYTPSVFAKLPKLMERSGTSERGSITAFYTVLVDGDDFNEPIADAVRGILDGHIVLSRALAHKNHYPAIDILNSVSRLMPSIAEDIHKEAASAARDLLATYKESEDLINIGAYARGSNNKIDKAIAYNDALNQYLRQKIDEKTTFDDNINELVNMFRG; this is encoded by the coding sequence ATGATAGATATAAATTATGAAAGCTTAAAAAGTACAATTAGAAACACAGAAACTTATTTTAATGAAGGTAAAGTTGTAAAAGTAATAGGTCTTACTATTGAGGTAGAAGGTATAACAGCTTTTGTAGGGGAGCTATGTACTATATATAACGAGAAAAATAGGGCTATAAAATGTGAAGTGGTTGGATTTAAAGATGGATATGTTATCTTAATGCCTTTAGGAGAGTTAATTGGTATTTCTGCAGGATGCAGAGTAGTACCAGAAAACAAACCATTAAGCGTTAAATGTGGTGATGATCTTCTAGGAAAAATTCTTGATGGTTTGGGAACTCCTTTAGATGGACAAGAAATAAAATTCGGAGAAGATTATCCTCTGGAAAATGAACCTCCAGATCCAATGAAAAGAAAAAGAATTAAAGAAATCATGCCAACAGGAGTAAGAGCTATTGATGGATTCTTAACCTGTGGAGAAGGTCAAAGAATTGGTATATTTGCAGGTAGTGGTGTTGGTAAGAGTACAACCTTAGGTATGATAGCAAGAGAAGCGGAAGCAGATGTGAATGTAATTGCACTAATAGGTGAAAGAGGTAGAGAGGTTCTAGATTTTATTGAAAAAGATTTGGGACCAGAAGGTATGAAGAAATCTGTAGTTGTGTGTGCCACTTCAGATCAACCAGCTCTTGTTAGACTTAAAGGAGCACTTACAGGAACAGCTATAGCAGAGTACTTTAGAGATAAAGGAAAAAAAGTGATTCTGATGATGGACTCAGTTACAAGATTCGCTATGGCGCAAAGAGAGGTTGGTCTTGCAATAGGAGAACCTCCAGCAACTAAAGGATATACTCCTTCAGTATTTGCAAAGCTTCCTAAACTTATGGAGAGATCAGGAACATCAGAAAGAGGTTCTATTACAGCATTTTATACAGTTCTAGTTGATGGTGATGATTTCAATGAACCAATAGCGGATGCTGTGAGAGGTATACTAGATGGACATATAGTTTTATCAAGAGCCTTAGCTCATAAAAACCATTATCCAGCTATAGATATATTAAATTCAGTTTCAAGACTTATGCCTAGCATTGCAGAAGATATTCATAAAGAAGCTGCCTCTGCAGCAAGAGATTTATTGGCAACATATAAAGAATCAGAAGATTTGATTAATATAGGAGCTTATGCAAGAGGAAGTAATAATAAAATAGATAAAGCTATTGCATATAATGATGCTTTAAATCAATATTTGAGACAAAAGATTGATGAGAAAACAACCTTTGATGATAATATTAATGAATTAGTAAATATGTTTAGAGGTTAG
- a CDS encoding flagellar FlbD family protein: MIEVTGLNNESFILNAEHIEKIEEVPETVITLTNGKKYLVIDSSDEVVSKVISYKNKIFNMKF; the protein is encoded by the coding sequence ATGATAGAAGTTACAGGATTAAACAATGAAAGTTTCATATTAAATGCAGAACATATTGAAAAGATAGAAGAAGTTCCTGAAACTGTAATAACATTAACCAATGGAAAGAAGTATCTAGTAATAGATTCTTCTGATGAAGTTGTAAGTAAAGTTATCTCATATAAAAATAAGATTTTTAATATGAAGTTTTAG
- a CDS encoding TIGR02530 family flagellar biosynthesis protein, translating to MGYRIVNGQVYSVGKINVGSTQQGIDSVSGKNLNQKVKDANFSELLKNEISKTSHNAGYTISNHAAERLKGVQFSSEDYNSIATGLEKAREKGSKNTLMLYKNMAIVASVENNTIITAIDNERAKDNVFTNIDSVVIL from the coding sequence ATGGGATATAGAATAGTTAATGGACAAGTTTATTCTGTAGGAAAAATAAATGTTGGTAGTACTCAACAAGGTATAGATTCAGTATCAGGTAAGAATTTAAATCAAAAAGTAAAAGATGCAAACTTCTCAGAATTATTAAAAAATGAAATTAGTAAAACTAGTCATAATGCAGGATATACCATTTCAAATCATGCGGCAGAAAGGCTTAAAGGAGTTCAGTTTAGTTCGGAAGATTATAATTCTATTGCTACTGGATTAGAGAAGGCTAGGGAAAAGGGTTCAAAGAATACCTTAATGTTGTATAAAAATATGGCTATAGTGGCCAGTGTTGAAAATAATACTATAATAACCGCCATTGATAATGAAAGAGCAAAGGATAATGTTTTTACAAATATCGATAGTGTAGTAATTTTATAG
- the fliJ gene encoding flagellar export protein FliJ, with the protein MEKAFKFKLEKVLEIRQEKENESVRLFKKIQEEKLKVENEINDLNEKYEKNKILKKNENAAYQKIKRNYINALNRGIKQKEKELAVKESELEIRRNDLKIKQMERKTVEIIKDKRYAQFVAEENRKEQVTIDELALYAFLRKEQ; encoded by the coding sequence ATGGAGAAAGCATTTAAATTTAAATTAGAAAAGGTACTGGAAATAAGACAAGAAAAAGAAAATGAAAGTGTAAGGCTGTTCAAGAAAATCCAAGAAGAGAAGCTTAAGGTCGAAAATGAGATAAATGATCTTAATGAGAAGTATGAAAAAAATAAAATTTTGAAAAAGAATGAAAATGCGGCCTACCAAAAAATAAAGAGAAATTACATAAATGCATTAAACAGAGGAATTAAGCAAAAAGAAAAAGAACTTGCTGTAAAAGAAAGTGAATTAGAGATTAGAAGAAATGATTTAAAAATAAAACAAATGGAAAGAAAGACAGTTGAGATAATCAAGGATAAGAGATATGCACAGTTTGTAGCAGAAGAGAATAGAAAAGAGCAGGTTACTATAGATGAGTTAGCATTGTATGCTTTTCTAAGAAAAGAACAGTAG
- a CDS encoding motility protein A codes for MKKSDTLTPIGIIGGTILILFGMSIGGTDLTVFYNLTAILITVGGSFCALIITYSLEELKDIGKIFKQSFKRDNTSCKIILSQFIGVSKKARIEGLLSLEDNLVEFQDSFMQKGLQMVIDGVEPEVIKEVMNLEIDEAEARHKVGINIFKTWANYAPAFGMIGTLVGLIQMLGSGMSDVSSITIGMAKALVTVFYGVLLSNLLLLPTAQNLNVKSEKETKVKEMMLEGILLIQSGASAGIIEEKLIAYLSPKERLELIKEKTALKQEEVI; via the coding sequence ATGAAGAAATCTGATACCTTAACTCCAATAGGCATTATAGGTGGAACTATATTGATTCTATTTGGAATGAGTATAGGGGGGACTGATTTAACTGTATTTTATAATCTGACAGCTATTTTAATAACTGTCGGAGGTTCTTTTTGTGCATTAATTATTACATATAGCTTGGAAGAGCTTAAAGATATCGGTAAAATATTCAAGCAAAGCTTTAAAAGAGATAATACTTCTTGCAAAATCATTTTAAGCCAATTTATAGGGGTATCAAAAAAAGCAAGAATTGAAGGTTTACTTTCTTTAGAGGATAACCTTGTGGAATTTCAGGATTCTTTCATGCAAAAGGGATTACAGATGGTTATTGATGGAGTTGAGCCAGAGGTAATAAAAGAAGTAATGAATCTGGAAATTGACGAAGCTGAAGCTAGGCATAAAGTAGGAATCAACATATTTAAAACTTGGGCTAATTATGCTCCTGCATTTGGGATGATAGGTACTCTAGTAGGGTTAATTCAAATGTTAGGGTCAGGTATGTCAGATGTGTCAAGTATAACTATAGGTATGGCAAAGGCGCTTGTTACAGTTTTTTATGGAGTTCTTTTGTCAAACTTGTTGTTACTTCCAACAGCACAAAATTTAAATGTAAAATCCGAAAAAGAAACTAAGGTAAAAGAAATGATGCTTGAAGGTATTTTACTAATACAATCTGGTGCAAGTGCAGGGATTATAGAAGAAAAATTGATAGCCTATTTATCACCAAAGGAAAGATTAGAACTTATAAAAGAAAAAACTGCACTAAAACAAGAGGAAGTGATATAA
- a CDS encoding flagellar hook-length control protein FliK produces the protein MDIVNNIQISVNTTQTSNVNASSSKSNENDNSKSFKEVLDESTKSSNANGGNSKIASDSTVSNTNSISQKDDTSNSETKNADNISTDAKNSTKVTAKSQNDNVGVDEKTVEDDDKKVVSVKDVEESMETILAELLQALLVKADSSSNNVKISNEGSKAEEGNVVATDLKVANVNSSIEQALQQLLNSSNSDLKEFAKNMLESFKELKDSNTNTNTNLNTDVLNVTLANNANELLQLLNSDASVNIQELLNGSADTNIQKLLNNNLNTGDGKKVEGLHEQFKNAFDKISKLIEQVTAKGENPQQLVSLKETLQTIKTLLQTVDAKVSSKDSANDQNSTFKQIISEISNKLTKIDEVKANQSDSNFDPNQSNNKSATKNNFLSTDLTKQAEGSKESKDDEVLSKILNNDNDNSKFSNIANRLTEFKPLENLEKLEEPIVNRNTMAQDIVKSVKYMQSNDMRELTVKVNPGTLGEITIKLVAQGDSMKANLQVSSKDTYNLINSQEIKNALNNENIKITEVNISLYNEDTTFYRNESSFGQQLSKGNSGNKDNSNQTNTSLSGEILDEDEAEDTGLSSLNIFV, from the coding sequence GTGGATATAGTAAATAATATTCAAATTTCAGTAAATACAACACAAACTTCTAATGTTAATGCTTCAAGTTCAAAAAGCAATGAAAATGATAATTCAAAATCATTTAAGGAAGTATTAGATGAGAGTACAAAGAGTAGTAATGCAAATGGTGGTAATTCTAAAATTGCTAGTGATTCCACAGTAAGCAATACAAATTCTATTTCTCAAAAAGATGATACATCAAATTCAGAGACAAAAAATGCTGATAATATTTCAACTGATGCAAAAAATTCTACGAAAGTAACTGCAAAATCTCAAAATGATAATGTAGGAGTAGATGAGAAAACAGTTGAAGACGATGATAAGAAAGTAGTATCAGTTAAAGATGTAGAAGAAAGTATGGAAACTATACTTGCAGAGCTTCTTCAAGCGTTACTTGTAAAAGCAGATAGTAGTTCAAATAATGTCAAGATTTCTAATGAAGGTTCTAAAGCAGAAGAAGGTAATGTGGTTGCTACTGACTTAAAAGTAGCAAATGTTAATAGCTCAATAGAGCAAGCATTACAACAATTGTTGAATTCTTCAAATTCAGATTTAAAAGAATTTGCTAAGAATATGTTAGAGTCCTTTAAAGAATTAAAAGATTCAAATACAAATACAAATACAAATCTAAACACAGATGTATTAAATGTTACTTTAGCAAATAATGCAAATGAGCTGCTACAACTTTTAAACAGTGATGCTTCAGTTAATATTCAAGAGTTATTAAATGGCAGTGCAGATACCAATATTCAAAAGTTACTTAATAACAATTTGAATACAGGTGATGGAAAAAAAGTTGAAGGTTTGCACGAACAATTTAAAAATGCTTTCGATAAAATTTCAAAATTAATAGAGCAAGTGACTGCTAAAGGAGAAAATCCACAGCAACTTGTAAGTTTAAAAGAAACTCTACAAACAATAAAGACTTTATTACAAACTGTAGATGCAAAAGTTTCTAGTAAGGATTCTGCTAATGATCAGAATTCTACATTTAAGCAAATTATATCGGAAATAAGTAATAAATTAACTAAGATTGATGAAGTAAAAGCAAATCAAAGTGATAGTAATTTTGACCCTAATCAATCTAACAATAAATCAGCTACAAAAAATAACTTTTTAAGTACTGATTTAACAAAACAAGCAGAAGGTTCAAAAGAATCTAAGGATGATGAAGTATTGAGCAAAATACTAAATAACGATAATGATAATTCAAAATTTAGTAATATAGCTAATAGATTAACTGAATTCAAGCCTCTTGAAAATCTTGAAAAGCTAGAAGAACCTATAGTGAACAGAAACACAATGGCGCAGGATATTGTAAAATCAGTTAAGTATATGCAATCAAATGATATGAGAGAACTTACTGTAAAAGTTAACCCAGGAACTCTTGGAGAAATAACTATTAAATTAGTGGCTCAAGGAGATTCTATGAAGGCTAATTTGCAAGTTTCATCAAAAGATACTTATAACTTAATTAATTCCCAGGAAATAAAGAATGCATTAAACAATGAAAATATTAAGATTACGGAAGTGAATATATCACTTTACAACGAGGATACAACCTTCTATAGAAATGAGTCAAGCTTTGGCCAACAATTATCAAAAGGTAATAGTGGAAATAAAGATAACTCAAATCAAACAAATACGAGTTTATCAGGAGAAATTTTAGACGAAGATGAAGCTGAAGATACAGGATTATCAAGTTTAAATATTTTTGTATAG
- a CDS encoding flagellar basal body-associated FliL family protein, with protein MAKKKKEKDTEVKSGGGSIKFVIILLISILLVGGGVGGGVYFLMKGKQDSGTTTKAVAVVKPAYFDLGEFVVNLTGDRNTNKYLKTSLKVSYDSTNKDLATELTELQPELKSITLEYLQSKKQEDFFAAAQATDAHSLEITKKQLVELLDKKLTKGRFIEVLTQDLIIQ; from the coding sequence ATGGCAAAGAAAAAGAAAGAAAAAGATACTGAAGTAAAATCAGGTGGAGGAAGTATAAAGTTTGTTATAATATTACTTATATCGATATTACTTGTAGGAGGAGGAGTAGGTGGAGGAGTTTACTTCTTAATGAAGGGTAAACAAGACTCTGGAACTACAACTAAAGCTGTAGCAGTAGTAAAACCAGCTTACTTTGATTTAGGTGAATTTGTAGTTAATTTAACAGGAGATAGAAACACTAATAAATATTTAAAAACCAGTCTTAAGGTTAGTTATGATTCTACTAATAAGGATTTAGCAACAGAATTAACAGAATTGCAACCTGAGCTTAAGAGTATAACCCTTGAATATTTACAATCTAAGAAACAAGAGGACTTTTTTGCAGCTGCTCAAGCTACAGATGCTCATTCATTAGAAATAACTAAAAAACAATTAGTTGAATTGCTTGATAAAAAGTTGACTAAGGGTAGATTTATAGAAGTACTTACTCAAGATTTAATTATCCAATAG
- a CDS encoding flagellar biosynthetic protein FliO yields the protein MADLLLEFIKVIIALAIILLMIYLLAKFGNKTMDSPGRSKQIKVIEKAQISKENSIMIVKIRGKGYVMSCNPKKVEILDEISKEEIEDMEEEQKKYREEMMNKYNDVASNLKQKLRNINFKGRGK from the coding sequence TTGGCAGATCTATTGCTAGAATTTATAAAGGTTATAATAGCATTAGCCATAATATTATTAATGATATACTTGTTGGCTAAGTTTGGAAACAAAACTATGGACTCTCCAGGAAGAAGCAAACAGATAAAAGTAATTGAAAAAGCACAAATATCAAAGGAAAATTCAATAATGATAGTTAAGATAAGGGGAAAGGGATATGTAATGTCTTGTAACCCTAAGAAAGTTGAAATATTGGATGAGATATCTAAAGAAGAAATTGAAGATATGGAAGAAGAACAAAAGAAATATAGAGAAGAAATGATGAATAAATACAATGACGTAGCTTCTAATTTAAAACAGAAGCTACGTAATATAAACTTTAAAGGAAGAGGAAAATGA
- a CDS encoding flagellar hook assembly protein FlgD encodes MSDFMDAAKTYATGTSRATTRGTPIRKPGEDMDKNAFLKILSAELSNQDPTNNQDSTQYVAQLAQFSSLEQMQNMTSTMTNSSYNSLLGKAVTLKETDPAGNPISGIIRAVTNSGNTHTISVEYNNNGQNAVKDFDVSDIKSTLYPRDYTLDGISNIYGNSTFSLATSFIGKNIEAADTDANGKSISYSGTVIGAVKDNGVVKVNVKLSGSTEIKQFTLDKINKVELPSDTTSKSTGN; translated from the coding sequence ATGTCAGACTTTATGGATGCAGCTAAAACTTATGCTACTGGAACCTCTAGAGCTACCACACGAGGAACTCCAATTAGAAAGCCGGGAGAAGATATGGATAAGAATGCTTTTCTAAAGATTTTATCAGCAGAGTTAAGCAATCAAGATCCAACAAATAACCAAGATTCTACACAATATGTAGCTCAACTTGCTCAATTTTCAAGTTTAGAACAGATGCAAAACATGACATCTACAATGACAAATTCATCATATAACTCATTACTTGGAAAAGCAGTTACTCTTAAAGAAACAGATCCAGCTGGAAACCCGATTTCAGGAATAATTAGAGCAGTAACTAATAGTGGAAATACTCATACTATCAGTGTAGAATACAACAACAATGGACAAAATGCAGTAAAGGATTTTGATGTATCAGATATCAAATCTACATTATATCCAAGAGATTATACTTTAGATGGTATAAGTAATATATATGGAAACAGCACTTTCTCGCTTGCAACATCATTTATTGGCAAGAATATTGAAGCAGCAGATACAGATGCTAATGGTAAAAGCATTAGCTATAGTGGAACAGTTATTGGAGCCGTTAAAGATAATGGTGTAGTAAAAGTAAATGTGAAACTTTCAGGTTCAACAGAAATAAAACAATTTACCCTAGACAAGATTAACAAAGTTGAATTACCATCAGATACTACAAGTAAAAGTACAGGCAACTAA
- a CDS encoding flagellar hook-basal body complex protein: MLKSMYSGISGMKANQTRIDVIGNNIANVGTTAFKSSTAKFQDMLSQNISDATAPTATQGGLNSQQVGLGVQLSSIDTVMTQGTLNSTGRALDLAIDGDSQFFMVSKGPSIYGDSTLQVSHRAGSHGITDQSLANSGSEMMYTRDGSFILDQQGNLLTSKGYRVLGYAVTNDDNGLAPTSKSPSDIGAFDMNFKLGPGTQLNGYKFTLGTISAGTATSADIDTASKTIVVNGDFTTDSTLTADQVTSAINKGLSGVGISQRVTAYNPPHKYDNVNTKAISGGSDATAPNTVSLAGFTFKFTEGSGLNGYSLELGKINQSGQTTASLITSGTKMIKINGDFLTSGNVSIESLRQAINDALKTNGISQTVTVTGQESTLSQLVTKADNAGTKQSAPGGTFGTSPSITFGMVSSGTNLLSNTGATRSYSADGTKGSQLNGYTFEISQDSTKDAATAPAVSIDASSRKIKVVVSTNTTSGSTVADSNTISTAINDKLYDSGIQDVQVTSVGSATTSGSVTITANTATSNTLGVDLASPSTVNLNGLKITLPKGVDFNNTSIKIVDIDGPDAVNFVPATATTGTPVQEIQISSNFRDPNVDITHLESLINDKLKTYYSASSLSDSQSVNIQGSPKAITGLDSNSIDGGADLKAPVQPDKPVFGMNFTIGAGSALNGYQITIGKVTSGTQTSAKVDEASKTISINGDFTSGTLTTTEVQRAIASALKDKGIDQTIKVSSAGAITTLTGIPSDEAAGGTPIESLDADGNVSFIDGSKKPKAFDGTLKSLKIPDKIKIAGTDTELKVKSFSIDSTGVINCALEDGSTAAVGQIALASFKNPEGLQKLGGNLYTKSANSGDAIVKSGLETKGDDNSKGFGQVLGGMLELSNVDLAAQFTDMITATRAFQASGKMINTGDEILQEIINLKR; the protein is encoded by the coding sequence ATGTTAAAATCAATGTACTCAGGAATATCTGGTATGAAGGCAAATCAAACAAGAATAGATGTAATAGGTAATAATATAGCAAACGTTGGAACAACTGCGTTCAAGTCATCAACAGCTAAGTTTCAAGATATGCTATCTCAAAATATAAGTGATGCTACAGCACCAACAGCAACTCAAGGTGGTTTAAACTCACAACAAGTAGGTCTTGGAGTTCAACTATCAAGTATAGATACAGTAATGACTCAAGGAACTTTAAATTCAACAGGAAGAGCTCTTGATCTAGCTATTGACGGAGATAGCCAATTTTTCATGGTAAGTAAGGGACCTTCAATATATGGAGATTCAACACTTCAAGTAAGTCATAGAGCAGGTTCTCATGGAATAACAGATCAGTCTTTAGCAAACTCAGGTTCAGAAATGATGTATACAAGAGATGGATCATTTATTCTTGATCAACAAGGAAATCTTCTTACATCAAAAGGATATAGAGTTTTAGGATATGCGGTAACAAATGATGATAATGGATTAGCACCAACTAGCAAGAGTCCATCAGATATTGGTGCTTTTGATATGAACTTTAAGTTAGGACCAGGAACGCAATTAAATGGATATAAATTCACTTTGGGAACAATTAGTGCTGGTACAGCAACATCTGCTGATATAGATACAGCTTCTAAAACTATAGTTGTAAATGGAGACTTTACTACAGATTCAACTTTAACAGCAGACCAAGTTACTAGTGCAATTAATAAAGGATTATCAGGTGTAGGAATTTCTCAAAGAGTTACAGCTTATAATCCTCCACATAAGTATGACAATGTAAATACTAAAGCTATTTCAGGAGGATCAGATGCAACAGCTCCAAACACTGTAAGTCTTGCTGGCTTTACATTTAAATTCACTGAAGGATCTGGTTTAAATGGGTATTCTCTTGAACTAGGAAAGATAAACCAAAGTGGACAAACTACTGCTAGTCTAATTACTTCAGGAACAAAAATGATAAAAATAAATGGTGATTTCTTAACTTCAGGGAATGTTTCAATAGAGTCCTTAAGACAAGCTATAAACGATGCATTAAAGACTAATGGTATTTCACAAACAGTTACTGTTACAGGACAAGAATCCACACTTTCACAGTTAGTTACAAAGGCTGATAATGCAGGTACTAAGCAATCAGCACCAGGTGGAACATTTGGAACTTCTCCTTCAATAACCTTTGGAATGGTTTCAAGCGGAACAAATTTATTATCAAATACAGGAGCAACAAGATCTTATTCAGCAGATGGAACAAAAGGATCTCAACTTAATGGATATACTTTTGAAATTTCACAAGATTCTACCAAAGATGCAGCCACTGCTCCTGCAGTATCAATAGATGCAAGTTCTAGAAAAATAAAGGTAGTTGTTTCAACTAACACTACTTCTGGTAGTACGGTTGCTGATTCCAATACAATATCAACTGCAATCAATGATAAATTGTATGATAGTGGTATACAAGATGTTCAAGTTACTTCAGTTGGTTCAGCTACAACCAGCGGTTCGGTGACTATTACTGCTAATACTGCCACTTCAAATACTTTAGGGGTGGATTTAGCATCACCTTCTACTGTTAATTTAAATGGTCTTAAAATCACCTTACCAAAAGGTGTTGATTTTAATAATACAAGTATAAAAATTGTAGATATAGATGGACCTGATGCTGTTAATTTTGTACCAGCTACAGCCACTACTGGTACACCTGTTCAAGAAATACAAATTTCATCAAATTTCAGAGACCCAAATGTAGACATTACACATTTGGAAAGTCTTATAAATGATAAATTAAAAACATATTATAGTGCTAGTTCATTGTCTGATTCTCAATCAGTTAATATTCAGGGTAGTCCAAAAGCGATAACTGGCTTAGATTCTAATTCAATAGATGGTGGTGCTGATCTTAAGGCACCAGTGCAACCAGACAAGCCTGTTTTCGGTATGAATTTTACAATAGGGGCTGGATCAGCTTTAAATGGATACCAAATAACTATAGGAAAAGTGACATCAGGTACACAAACTTCTGCTAAGGTAGATGAAGCAAGCAAAACAATATCAATAAATGGTGATTTTACATCAGGTACATTAACAACAACTGAAGTTCAAAGAGCTATAGCATCAGCACTAAAAGATAAAGGTATCGATCAGACTATTAAGGTTTCATCAGCAGGTGCAATAACAACATTAACAGGAATTCCGTCAGACGAAGCAGCGGGTGGTACTCCTATCGAAAGTTTAGATGCAGATGGAAATGTTAGTTTTATTGATGGAAGTAAGAAACCAAAGGCTTTTGATGGAACATTAAAATCATTAAAGATTCCAGATAAGATTAAGATAGCAGGTACAGATACTGAATTAAAGGTAAAATCATTTAGTATAGATAGTACTGGTGTTATTAACTGTGCTTTAGAGGATGGTTCTACAGCAGCTGTTGGACAAATAGCTTTAGCAAGCTTTAAGAATCCAGAAGGTTTACAAAAGCTTGGTGGAAATTTATATACTAAATCAGCCAACTCAGGAGATGCTATTGTTAAAAGTGGTCTTGAGACAAAAGGTGATGATAATTCAAAGGGATTTGGACAAGTACTTGGGGGAATGCTAGAATTATCAAATGTTGATTTAGCAGCTCAATTCACTGATATGATTACAGCAACTAGAGCTTTCCAAGCATCAGGAAAGATGATAAATACTGGTGATGAAATACTTCAAGAAATCATAAACTTAAAGAGATAG
- a CDS encoding OmpA family protein → MARRKKKSGDDFTENLWINTYSTCITVILAFFIFLFCITEKEQKKVDFVAAKSKGTYSHNNSISAAQNNMNSNNNSKDGIDNKVDTLEPQDMFKIVEDYVNSNSMKNDVEVKNDSRGVIIQVKDSVLFESAKADLIPSSKDLLDRIAKFISQVKNNIEIEGHTDNVPINTFKFESNWELSTNRAVNVLRYFVEYKKLDPKRFGAEGYGEYRPLVSNDTPENRAQNRRINIIILTSNKGE, encoded by the coding sequence ATGGCTAGAAGAAAGAAGAAAAGTGGTGATGATTTTACGGAGAATCTGTGGATTAATACTTATTCTACCTGCATTACTGTAATACTTGCTTTCTTTATATTTTTGTTTTGTATCACAGAGAAAGAACAAAAAAAAGTTGATTTTGTAGCTGCAAAATCTAAAGGAACATATTCACATAATAACTCTATATCTGCAGCACAGAATAATATGAACTCAAATAACAATTCAAAAGATGGAATAGATAATAAAGTAGACACATTAGAACCACAAGATATGTTTAAAATAGTTGAAGATTATGTTAATAGCAATTCAATGAAAAATGATGTTGAAGTGAAAAATGATAGTAGAGGTGTGATAATACAAGTAAAAGATAGTGTATTATTTGAATCTGCTAAGGCAGATTTGATACCAAGTTCAAAAGACTTGCTAGATAGAATTGCAAAATTTATAAGTCAGGTGAAGAATAATATTGAAATAGAAGGGCATACAGATAATGTGCCTATAAATACCTTTAAATTTGAAAGCAATTGGGAACTGTCTACAAACAGGGCCGTTAATGTATTAAGATATTTTGTTGAATATAAGAAATTAGATCCTAAAAGATTTGGTGCTGAAGGATATGGTGAATATAGACCTTTGGTTAGTAATGATACACCAGAAAATAGAGCCCAAAATAGAAGGATAAATATAATTATACTAACATCAAATAAGGGGGAATAA